Genomic segment of Streptococcus pneumoniae:
GTTTTCCTTGGTAAAGGTGACATTCGTCTCTCCAATGGCGATGAGTTGGCGATTTAGCAATAGCACTTGGTCAAAATAGTGCTTGACCTTGTTGAGGTCATGATGGACGATGAGGATGGTCTTGCCTGCTGCTTTGAGTTGTCTAAGCGTCGTCATGATGATTTCTTCACTGACAGAGTCAATCCCGACAAAGGGCTCATCAAGAAAGATATAGTCAGCCTCCTGAACCAAACAACGAGCAATCAAGACACGCTGGAACTGTCCGCCAGAAAGTTCGCTGATTTGTCGGTCAGCATAATCCTTTAGTCCAACCAAATCAAGGGCATGTGCGACTTTTTCCCAATGCTTTGCTTTGAGTCGCTCGAAAAACTGGATTTTAGGATAGAGTCCTAGCGACACGCACTCCTTGACCGTAATCGGAAAAGTGAAGTCAATCGCTGCTTTTTGCTCGACATAGGCGATTTTGCCGCGTTGTTTTCGAATATCCTTGCCATCCAAAATGGTCTTTCCCTCGTGGTCAATAATCTGAAGCATAGCTTTTAAGAGGGTAGATTTGCCTGCCCCGTTTGGTCCTAGAATACCTGTAATGGTTGGTCCTTGGATGTTTAAGTGAATCGTGTCCAAGGCTAGCACTTGGTGATAGCTGACACTTAAACGTTCTATTTCAATCATCATTCATACCTCGCATAGAATTAATATAGCTTAATTTAAAAATTAAGTCAAGTTAATTTTTGAAAAAATGTAAGCATTTTCTCCTTTTTCTTTAAAAATGAGGTAAAATTCATTTAAAAGCCTGCAAATTCTTGTGTTTTCTGCTATCATGTAGATAGAAAATAGAAAAGAGGTTCCTATGGTACGTTTACAAGATGATTTTTATGAGGCAATAAATGGACAATGGGCAGAGACTGCTGAAATTCCAAGTGACAAGCCAGTGACAGGCGGTTTTGTGGATCTACATGATGAGATTGAAGAGTTAATGCTTGCGACAACAGACAAGTGGCTAAAAGGTGAGGAAGTACCTGAGGATAGCGTTCTTCAAAACTTTGTCAAATACCACCGCTTAGCAGCAGATTTTGATAAAAGAGAAGCAGATGGCATTGCACCAGCTCTTTCCTTGATTGAAGAATATAAAAATATCCAGTCTTTTGCAGATTTTGTCGAAAAAATGGCAGCCTTTGAATTGGCAGGTAAGCCAAATGGACTACCGTTTGGTATTGCGCCTGACTTTATGGACGCTAAGACCAATGTCCTCTGGGCAGGAGAGCCAGGAACTATCTTGCCAGATACGACCTACTATGCAGAAGACCACCCACAAAAGGCAGAATTGTTAGCTCTTTGGCGCCAGTCTGAGACAGACTTGCTCCGCAAGTTTGACTTTTCAGATGAAGAAATTACTGATTTACTGGATAAGATGGAGGAGCAGGATGCGCGTGTGGCAAAAATCGTGCTTTCAAACGAAGACAAGGCCGAGTATTTCAAGCTCTATCATCCCTATACATTTGCCGATTTTGCAGCCCTTGTGCCAACGCTTCCGTTAGATAATTTCTTTAAGCAAGTTATTGGTCAAGTTCCAGACAAGATCATTGTGGAAAATCCTCGTTTCTGGGAAATGGCAAAAGAATTTTACTGTGAAGAGAATTGGGAGTATTTGAAAGCTAACTTGATTGTGAGTGCGGTGAGCTCTGTGACTTCTTATCTGACAGATGAGATTCGTATCCTATCAGGAGCTTATGGACGGGCCTTATCTGGTACGCCAGAAGCACAAAACAAGAAAAAAGCTGCCTTCTATTTGGCACAAGCACCATTTGATCAAGCTCTGGGCTTGTGGTATGCAGGGGAGAAATTCTCACCAGAAGCTAAGCTTGATGTGGAGCAAAAAGTTGCGACCATGATTGAGGTCTATAAAGAGCGCTTGGTAGCTAACGACTGGTTGACTGAAGAAACCAAGAAGCAAGCCATTGTCAAGCTCGGTGTGATTAAGCCTTATATCGGGTATCCTGAGAAATTGCCAGAGCGCTATTATGACAAGGTCATCGATGAGAGCAAGTCTCTCCTTGAAAATGCTCAATTCTTGAGAGAATTGTCTATCAAGCATTCATGGAGCAAGTGGAATCAACCGGTTGACGATAGCGAGTGGGGGATGCCAGCTCACATGGTCAATGCCTACTACAGCCCGCAACAAAATAAAATCGTCTTTCCAGCGGCTATCTTGCAAGCGCCGTTTTACTCACTAGAGCAGACCTCGTCTGAAAACTATGGCGGAATCGGTGCGGTCATCGCTCACGAAATTTCGCATGCCTTTGATACCAATGGCGCTTCCTTTGATGAAAATGGTAGCTTGAAAAACTGGTGGACAGAAGAAGACTACGCAGCCTTCAAGGAAAAAACGCAAAAAGTGGTGGACCTCTTTGAGGGGCAAGATTCTCACGGTGCTAAGGTAAACGGGAAATTGACCGTCTCTGAAAACGTGGCTGACTTGGGTGGCCTTGCAGCAGCACTTGAAGCCGCAAAACGTGATGAAGACTACTCAGCAGAAGAATTCTTCACCAACTGGGGTCGCATCTGGCGCATGAAAGGACGGACAGAGTACATGAAGTTGCTTGCGAGCGTTGACGTTCACGGACCGGCAAAACTCCGCGTTAACCTACAAGTACCAAACTTTGACGAATTCTTTGAAACCTTCGATGTCACAGAAAAAGACGGCATGTGGCGCGCACCAGAAGATCGTGTAGTGATTTGGTAGGATATATAAAAAAGGGCTGGGCAAAAACTTGCTTCAGAATAAAACCACACTGTCATTTCCATCTTGAAAACAATCAAGATGAAAGAATCACAGTGTGGTTTTTGATTTTTAGAGGTTTTAGTAGCCAAATTCTTTGCCAATTTTGTGAGATTCATACTCATGAAGAGGAATCCGACCTCTGTTTGGACAGCTTGATTCCCTCGAACGTGAACTCTGCGCACGCCAAAAATACTCTTCAATCTGCCAAAAACGGGCTCGATATCGATTTTCCGTTTAGCGTAGATGCGAGAGCCTTCTTCGCTATGCAATTGTTCCTTTATGACTTCCTTAAAATAATTCCAAGTCGGATTATAATGGATTTGTTTCTGATGACCACTTTCTGTTTTGGCAAGTTGATCTAGCTCTAGCGTGTCCTGTATCTTATCTGCCTCGTAAATTTTGAAATCTCGTTCAAAGCCGTACTTGTCCGTTCGGCGAGAATAGTTCTTAAAGGAATAAACAACTCCATCTGGTTTTATAAACTGGTCTGTCTCTTCAAGATAATCCCAGTTAGCTGGGTTCTCTGCACTGTTCTTATATTTCTTAGTTAATTCCTTTTGGTACATGCCATAGGGAATAAGCGGTGTTTTCTCCAGCTCATCCATAATAAAACGATAATTCTCCTCGCTACCATAACCTGCATCAGCTACAATGTTTTGGAACAAGTCTAATGTTTGAATGGATTGGAGGAAGGGTTTGAGGGTTCTGGTATCAGTTGGATTGGGAAAGATATCATAAGCAAGAACGTATTGACCATTGGTTGCGGCTTGAACATTATAACCAGGTTTCAACTGGCCATTCATCATATGATCCTCTTTCATCCGCATAAAGGTAGCGTCATGGTCTGTTTTAGAAAACGAATTGCGTCCTAGAAAAGTATCTCTAGCCTCTTCGTAGCGCTGTTTACGAGGGAGGTAATCTTTTTTCAATTGGTTGCGGAGCTTCTGGATGCGACGTCGTTTTTGTTTATTAGCAGAACCGCCTTTGATAACTTTTGGCTCTTGGGCGATTGCTTTTTCCACTTCATCAAGGGCCTCTTCAGTCTTTTCAAGCAGGGCTTTGAGTCCCTCGCTGGTTTCACATTCTTCTTTTGAGAGGGCTAAATCTACCCCTTCTTGAACGAGCTTGTCATAGAGTTTAGAGATGTTTCCATTTAAAGCAGTCTCGTATTTCTCGACAGCTTTCTTCCATGTGAAAGAATAGAGATTAGCATCGGCCTCTAGTTTTGTGCCATCGATAAAGAGCGCCTCGTCTTTAATCAGACCATTGTCTCGCATGAGTAGGGTAAAGTAAATAAAGGCCGTCTTAATCAGGTGATTGGCATGTTTACTTGAACGGAAATTATTGATGGTTTTATAGCTAACATAAGTGTCTTGACTTAGCCATTTCATCGGAATAACTTCTTCGTTCATCTGCACTATTTTACGACCAGAAAAGACCTGACGGGCATAAGCGAAGAGCGTCATTTTTAACAGCATAGCAGGATGAAAAGCAGGGCGGCCCGTGTGTGACTTTTCTTCAAGCAGCACATCACTTGGCATACTATCCACGAACAAACTAATCAGTCTTGCTTCATGCGTCATTGGGAGATCAAAAGCAAGATTTAGTTCCAAACTTAATTGATTTGTGTTATACTCTTTATACATCGTCATGGCTTTCTAGTTATTTTGTGGTTATTATAATGATACCATGACTTTGTGAAAACGAGCATCTCCATCTACGGAAATGCTCGTTTTTTAACTTCTGAAGCTAGTTTTTGCCCAGACTCTTTTGCTTTTTCTGATATAGATAATTCCCCAATGCTAGTAAGCTGAATATTCCACTTGCTATAAATAAGGGAACGGGCGCTGGGTGGATGGGTTGTGGTGCCAGGGTATTCCAAATCGGCTCTAAAATGAAAATCAGGCTGATAGCAATCAGAAAGCGATAGCGTAGTTTGGTTTTCATCTTATGATTTAATACTAAAGGAAAGGTGAAGAAATTGGCAAGGTGATTGAAGGTGATTTCTAAAATAGAATTTGGATAAAAAAGAAGTGTCAGAGCAACTGTTCCACAAAGAATGGCATTTAGCTGACAAAAGTACTCCCAATAATAAAATAATTCTTTTTTCATGCCTGTTGCTTCTTTCTGTTTTGATGCCAATAATTTGCTAATGCTAACAAGCCCAGTACCAGACTAGCTAGGAAGTAGAAGAGCGGGGTTGGGTGGAGCGATTCTATTGAAATCATAGCCCAAATCGGCTCTAAAATGAAAATCAGGCTGATAGCAATTAAAAAGCGATAGCGGAGCTTGGTTTTCATCTTTTGACTGGTAACGAGAGTTAAAGAAAAGATATTCACAAGAGTCGATAGGCGTAGTGTTGGGTCGAGTTGTGGAAAGATGAGCATGGTGATAGCAGTTAGTGTGCATAGGGTTGCATTTAGGATGCAAAAATGTTCCCAGTAGTAAAATAGTTCTTTTTTCATTTTAGGGCTTCCTTCTTTTTTTGTAGAGATAGTTGCTCAGCGAGAGGAGGGCAAAAATGCTCGTTAAAATAAGCAAGTGATTTCTTGTGAGAAGGATTGAACTTGGTTCAAAAAGAGTTGTGAGAGGTCCAATGACAACACACATCAAAAATCCAATACTATTTCTATAAAGGGGACGTATGCTTGAGTTTTTGTTGACAAGTAGAGGCATGGAGAGAAGAATCGCTATTTTTGAAAAATGAAGGTGGAGAGTTTGATCAGAGGAAGTATTTTTAATCAATAGAGGTGTCATAAAATAGGTTAATCCGCAGATACAAAATATAGTCCAGTAGCTAAAAAATTCCTTTTTCATGCTTTTATCTCCTTTCTTCATCTAGCTCAGATAGGCAGTCATACAATAGCTAACATACATTTCAATCGTTTAATAACTCCTTTTTATTTTAGTATAGCGTTTTCAAAAGTGAAAATCAAGAAATTCCTGCATTTTCCGTTTAATCTCCTGCTGCAAATGGGATAGAACATGGTATAATAGAAACATCATACAAAATTGGAGAGAAAAGGCTATGAGTTTTTACAATCATGGAGTGGTAGAGCCTAAGTGGCAAAAATACTGGGCAGAACACCACACCTTCAAAACAGGTACAGATAAAGAGAAACCAAATTTTTATGCCCTTGATATGTTCCCTTATCCAAGTGGGGCGGGGCTTCACGTTGGACACCCAGAAGGCTATACCGCAACAGATATCTTGAGCCGCTATAAGCGTGCCCAAGGCTACAATGTCCTTCACCCAATGGGCTGGGATGCCTTTGGTCTGCCTGCGGAGCAATATGCCATGGATACAGGAAATGACCCTGCGGAGTTTACAGCGCAAAATATTGCCAACTTCAAACGCCAAATCAATGCGCTTGGATTTTCTTATGACTGGGACCGTGAGGTCAACACGACAGATCCTGACTACTACAAGTGGACTCAGTGGATTTTCACGAAACTCTACGAAAAAGGTTTGGCCTATGAAGCTGAAGTGCCTGTCAACTGGGTAGAAGAGCTTGGAACAGCCATTGCCAACGAAGAAGTTTTGCCAGATGGAACGTCTGAGCGGGGTGGTTATCCAGTAGTCAGAAAGCCAATGCGTCAATGGATGCTAAAAATCACCGCTTATGCAGAGCGCTTGCTCAATGACTTGGAAGACTTGGATTGGCCAGAGTCCATCAAGGACATGCAACGTAACTGGATTGGAAAATCTCGTGGTGCCAATGTCACTTTTGCCGTCAAAGGAACGGATAAGGACTTCACCGTCTTTACAACCCGCCCTGATACCCTTTTTGGGGCAAGCTTTGCCGTTTTAGCACCTGAGCATGAGTTGGTAGACCAAATCACAACGGCTGAACAAGCCGCTGCGGTAGCAGACTACAAGCACCAAGCCAGCCTTAAGTCAGACCTTGCGCGGACGGACCTTGCCAAGGAAAAGACAGGTGTTTGGACTGGTGCTTATGCGGTGAACCCTGTCAATGGTCAAGAAATTCCGATTTGGATTGCGGACTATGTCCTTGCAAGCTACGGGACAGGTGCCGTTATGGCAGTGCCTGCACACGACGGTCGTGATTGGGAATTTGCTAAGACCTTTGATTTGCCAATTGTGGCAGTTATCGAAGGAGGCGATGTGGACAAGGAAGCCTATACAG
This window contains:
- a CDS encoding metal ABC transporter ATP-binding protein: MIEIERLSVSYHQVLALDTIHLNIQGPTITGILGPNGAGKSTLLKAMLQIIDHEGKTILDGKDIRKQRGKIAYVEQKAAIDFTFPITVKECVSLGLYPKIQFFERLKAKHWEKVAHALDLVGLKDYADRQISELSGGQFQRVLIARCLVQEADYIFLDEPFVGIDSVSEEIIMTTLRQLKAAGKTILIVHHDLNKVKHYFDQVLLLNRQLIAIGETNVTFTKENLEATYGNQLIVMEEHTK
- a CDS encoding IS1182 family transposase, which gives rise to MYKEYNTNQLSLELNLAFDLPMTHEARLISLFVDSMPSDVLLEEKSHTGRPAFHPAMLLKMTLFAYARQVFSGRKIVQMNEEVIPMKWLSQDTYVSYKTINNFRSSKHANHLIKTAFIYFTLLMRDNGLIKDEALFIDGTKLEADANLYSFTWKKAVEKYETALNGNISKLYDKLVQEGVDLALSKEECETSEGLKALLEKTEEALDEVEKAIAQEPKVIKGGSANKQKRRRIQKLRNQLKKDYLPRKQRYEEARDTFLGRNSFSKTDHDATFMRMKEDHMMNGQLKPGYNVQAATNGQYVLAYDIFPNPTDTRTLKPFLQSIQTLDLFQNIVADAGYGSEENYRFIMDELEKTPLIPYGMYQKELTKKYKNSAENPANWDYLEETDQFIKPDGVVYSFKNYSRRTDKYGFERDFKIYEADKIQDTLELDQLAKTESGHQKQIHYNPTWNYFKEVIKEQLHSEEGSRIYAKRKIDIEPVFGRLKSIFGVRRVHVRGNQAVQTEVGFLFMSMNLTKLAKNLATKTSKNQKPHCDSFILIVFKMEMTVWFYSEASFCPALFYISYQITTRSSGARHMPSFSVTSKVSKNSSKFGTCRLTRSFAGP